A window of the Zeugodacus cucurbitae isolate PBARC_wt_2022May chromosome 4, idZeuCucr1.2, whole genome shotgun sequence genome harbors these coding sequences:
- the LOC105220797 gene encoding uncharacterized protein KIAA1143 homolog has protein sequence MSGKRNISYVKPQDPSFLAKLKSQIGYKEGPTVETKRQKLDFDGNSSDSDREEEKPQIVVLKSGDLTAEEVQKEEARIAKEAAEARADLSKPIVFQKRKETPSNSAALTSASSSISKNHSSNTTQTNKKGEQSEKTNKDQGSKSIKKKKDKQKSKLSFNVDEEEDDEL, from the exons ATGTCTGGGAAGCGTAATATATCATACGTGAAACCGCAAGATCCCAGTTTTCTAGCCAAGTTGAAGTCACAAATCGGTTATAAAGAAGGGCCAACTGTGGAAACCAAG CGTCAAAAATTAGATTTCGACGGCAATAGCTCAGATAGCGACCGGGAGGAGGAGAAACCCCAAATCGTTGTGTTGAAGAGTGGAGATTTGACAGCTGAAGAAGTGCAGAAAGAGGAGGCTCGAATCGCAAAAg AAGCAGCGGAGGCAAGAGCCGATCTCAGTAAGCCAATAGTGTTCCAAAAGCGAAAAGAAACTCCGAGCAATTCGGCAGCATTGACAAGTGCCAGCAGCTCAATATCCAAAAATCATAGTTCTAATACCactcaaacaaacaaaaagggggaacaaagtgaaaaaacaaacaaagaccAAGGATCCAAATCAATTAAAAAGAAGAAGGATAAGCAAAAAAGCAAGCTATCATTTAACGTAGACGAGGAGGAAGACGACGAACTATAA
- the LOC105220794 gene encoding uncharacterized protein LOC105220794, protein MAAVVHGCGSSSPRQHHGSNISCASLAHRTQHPTSTPMYSTTNKMPKYSRSNASLSKHHHLYGVGVGSVDRGVGVCGNVGTLSNSLALTTHQSQSFNSTLPPVNYLSVGGGNGAGVAGGAGTGGVGGGGSLHQHSSYTGSQATVSADPCRNYWGHPSLYRGGRHHNKRKSAVELLAETKPFFIKSDTVMERLHQSSYRAATIASAGKRGRSSMDARDDLGGVSRYKPPCYSSELVDPRDTRAEHRFSVPNSSAAALHQSGRSNTYQHHHHHHDHHAHLGSSARHSVPTSSSLLQNKVRMLLAGGSAGEAARERTTGGLGRSYRGDLLRKMDFTNKSSGRIGLGGKELTSVSFSNDDDTGIRLPPPTFLSPQSFDNIYSYGAENSSGEEPLVLTENYRPISPPAEYAADASKNEPRSRYNYQRSHSHSHEMATDPNSQYNINSHKSLPDLHSQISRHSPHSEILSCCSRGNRSIKSAGESSLNRDSGGSSGHYTHRSEPCYRQQRDSIDRDMYAQASSKNCCLNTIPTPMEYRRDSGSSTQHSANSNGAGIGYASPSYMRSSIGDCAECRCKSGVRFESDDYFFNFPTPEVPEAFQDDYTPPSPSVPHYDMEETRFSNIPSFQTLQLHHQQQQQQNREQEQQQLFSTSVYSSGSLKSPKSSAAQSPGSAPSIEDISPPPIQFKRQRCIRFKSRNRISLPNAPSLPSSIAAQSVERVEPYHSEMDQHTYFFPKCFSTDTYTSPGKNYVEPLTQSSSTLAIDMNSGVKSIEREQAVSLDIPPGTDGNFEELEKFFDRLGLNDEKFHEIYSVPRRRKSADTDSEGSSTVFFSDVSTVDSMRLPDSTETQPQTTQPYRPSEPPSIVERNARIIKWLCNCRKLQYV, encoded by the exons ATGGCTGCAGTGGTGCACGGTTGTGGCAGTTCCAGTCCGCGTCAACATCATGGCAGCAATATTTCCTGTGCCAGTCTAGCGCATCGTACACAGCATCCAACATCCACGCCTATGTATTCCACAACCAATAAAATGCCCAAGTATTCGCGGTCAAATGCGTCGCTCAGCAAGCATCATCACTTGTATGGCGTTGGAGTCGGCAGCGTGGACCGCGGTGTGGGGGTATGTGGCAATGTCGGTACGCTCAGCAATTCTCTTGCACTCACCACACATCAGTCGCAATCCTTCAACTCCACCTTACCACCTGTGAACTATCTCTCGGTTGGTGGCGGCAATGGTGCTGGCGTTGCGGGTGGTGCTGGTACGGGTGGAGTGGGTGGTGGTGGTAGTTTACATCAACATTCCTCCTACACCGGCAGCCAGGCAACAGTCTCTGCGGATCCTTGCCGCAACTATTGGGGTCATCCGAGCCTCTATCGTGGCGGTCGGCATCACAATAAACGAAAATCGGCCGTGGAGCTATTGGCTGAAACGAAACCGTTTTTCATTAAATCCGACACGGTTATGGAGCGACTACATCAATCCAGTTATCGCGCTGCCACCATCGCCAGCGCCGGCAAGCGCGGACGTAGCAGCATGGATGCACGTGATGACTTGGGCGGTGTTAGCCGTTATAAGCCGCCGTGTTATTCCTCTGAGTTGGTAGATCCACGTGATACGCGCGCCGAACATCGTTTTAGTGTGCCGAACTCCTCAGCGGCTGCACTACATCAAAGTGGACGCTCGAACACGTATCAACATCATCACCACCATCATGATCATCATGCGCATCTGGGTAGTAGCGCACGTCATAGCGTGCCTACCTCTAGTAGTCTGTTGCAGAATAAGGTACGTATGTTGTTGGCGGGCGGTAGCGCTGGCGAAGCGGCAAGAGAACGCACAACTGGCGGTTTAGGGCGTAGTTACCGTGGCGATCTGCTGCGCAAAATGGATTTCACTAATAAGAGCAGTGGACGCATTGGTCTCGGCGGCAAAGAG CTAACATCTGTAAGCTTCTCGAATGATGATGATACGGGCATACGACTGCCACCACCCACATTCCTATCACCACAATCATTTGATAATATCTACAGTTATGGCGCTGAGAATAGCAGCGGTGAAGAGCCGCTAGTTTTGACCGAGAACTACCGCCCCATTAGTCCCCCAGCAGAGTATGCAGCTGATGCTAGCAAGAATGAACCACGCTCCCG TTACAACTATCAGCGCTCGCATTCGCACTCGCATGAAATGGCCACCGACCCGAACTCACAGTATAATATCAATAGCCATAAGTCATTACCTGATCTACACTCGCAAATAAGTCGTCATTCGCCGCACAGTGAAATCCTCAGCTGTTGCAGTCGGGGTAATCGTTCAATCAAATCAGCCGGCGAGTCGTCGCTTAATCGCGACTCGGGCGGTTCATCTGGTCATTATACGCATCGCAGTGAGCCCTGTTATCGTCAGCAACGCGACAGTATTGATCGTGATATGTACGCACAGGCTAGTAGCAAGAACTGTTGTCTTAACACCATACCCACACCTATGGAGTACCGACGCGATTCTGGTTCATCGACACAACATAGCGCCAACTCAAATGGCGCTGGCATTGGTTATGCTTCGCCTTCATATATGCGCTCCAGCATTGGTGATTGTGCTGAGTGTCGCTGTAAGAGTGGTGTACGTTTCGAGTCCGATGATTATTTCTTCAATTTCCCGACACCCGAAGTGCCGGAAGCCTTTCAGGATGACTACACACCACCTTCACCCTCAGTGCCGCATTATGATATGGAGGAGACACGTTTCTCAAATATACCCAGCTTCCAAACTTTGCAActacatcatcaacaacaacaacagcaaaatcgtGAGCAAGAACAGCAACAACTCTTCAGTACTTCTGTCTACAGTAGCGGTAGTTTGAAATCACCAAAGAGCTCGGCCGCTCAAAGCCCGGGCTCGGCACCGTCAATTGAAGACATTAGTCCACCGCCTATACAATTCAAACGACAACGTTGTATACGCTTCAAGAGTCGCAATCGTATTTCACTGCCAAATGCGCCGTCGCTACCAAGCAGTATTGCGGCGCAAAGTGTGGAACGCGTCGAGCCCTATCACAGCGAAATGGATCAGCATACATACTTTTTTCCTAAATGTTTTTCCACAGATACCTATACATCGCCTGGTAAAAACTATGTCGAACCTCTCACACAATCATCATCAACACTCGCGATTGATATGAACAGTGGCGTTAAATCAATTGAACGCGAGCAAGCTGTCTCGCTCGACATACCGCCCGGTACGGATGGTAATTTTGAGGAGCTCGAAAAGTTTTTCGATCGTCTAGGCTTGAATGATGAGAAATTCCATGAGATCTATAGCGTACCCAGACGACGTAAGAGCGCCGATACTGACTCCGAAGGTTCTAGTACAGTGTTCTTCTCAGATGTGAGTACCGTGGATTCAATGCGTCTTCCGGATAGCACCGAAACACAACCCCAAACCACACAACCATATCGACCCTCTGAACCACCATCTATTGTTGAGCGCAATGCTCGCATCATCAAATGGCTATGCAATTGCCGTAAGCTACAATATGTCTAG